A stretch of the Cydia amplana chromosome 6, ilCydAmpl1.1, whole genome shotgun sequence genome encodes the following:
- the LOC134649084 gene encoding monocarboxylate transporter 8-like produces MKYFIALCALAAVASANPLPLVQIIVNIDAAESAIGAAPAVIGESPAFADMPIIDFVPADEASYDPLPLPVPQPTPIVVVDGEDASYNPLPLPMPQPTPIVVPEPVVLPQPVLPEIVVPEPVVVAPEPIVIPETESASIAISPIVNQPTPIEA; encoded by the coding sequence ATGAAATACTTTATTGCCCTATGCGCCCTGGCTGCCGTGGCTTCTGCCAACCCTCTGCCGCTAGTGCAGATCATCGTGAACATCGACGCGGCCGAAAGCGCGATTGGCGCCGCTCCTGCCGTCATTGGAGAGAGCCCTGCTTTTGCTGACATGCCCATTATCGACTTCGTACCTGCGGATGAAGCGAGTTATGACCCCTTGCCTCTGCCTGTGCCGCAGCCCACTCCTATAGTGGTTGTGGATGGCGAAGATGCTAGTTACAACCCCCTGCCTCTGCCTATGCCGCAGCCTACCCCCATTGTGGTTCCGGAACCCGTTGTCTTACCTCAGCCTGTCTTGCCTGAGATTGTTGTCCCTGAGCCGGTTGTTGTGGCTCCTGAGCCCATCGTGATACCAGAAACTGAGTCCGCTTCTATTGCCATCTCCCCCATCGTTAACCAGCCTACTCCTATTGAAGCTTAA